DNA sequence from the Pungitius pungitius chromosome 16, fPunPun2.1, whole genome shotgun sequence genome:
ACAGGGGAAATAGCTAAAATAACTTTGTATATTACAAACAATGCAATCACAATGTGACAGAGGAAAAGTCAACAGGTGATAAGCCTTCAATCAGATAGAGCCCAATAGGACCAAAACTAGAAAGATTAAGTAAAGTGGAAAAGGCATAAAGACATTGTACCAGCTATTGTCCATCTTCCAAACCAGACATGTCTGACCGATTAATCAGTAACGCCCAAACAAACAGGTAAGTGGGCTTAAAAATAGTTTTGGTTGAAGGACTTTCAGACCCTGTTAATATTTAACTCAACGTTTGACTTTGTTAACTTGCAGTAACAAAGGAATGAAGAACCAGTAAGAGACTGCAAGAACAGAACGTCCTATCAAGTGACATCACCTagaacacatgtgtcaaactcaaggcccacgGGCCACAtacggcccgtgaatgaattatctttggcccgcatgatcaaatctatttactattggagctggccacgcatcaccataatactacacatcccacaatgcactccgTGTGTCGTCTGTGAGGCACGCCTCACAGTCTATTACatttgtgtcaactttcaaccctatccctctccccaaaaaatggcTAAACAAAAGGTGGAATTTGAAAACAGGAGTTTTCAAGACAGGTGGGAGGCAGGTCCGTGTACCTTAACATCGTCCCTTTACCGTAAAAActataccaacaactttttactccgttgattctttttgtggtttttcccataaaatgaaaatacgaagcgtagcggctaaaccggaagtacgtagattttcacagtaagaatcgacgcaaccgtttgtaatgacagcggttaccagggtaacaagaggagaaaagttcattaacggatataaataaataatcctggaccgacgggatgtgttagcagcagtacttgactacactcgctgctcttggctctgatatttgtTGTCCacagattgttttgcttcagtgagcagagcagagacagtttaaggagatcgcagcgtaaacgtgttcgcatctccaccagcaggtggcagaatacgtgtatttaaaccatagatttcattatattgaactgtctatgttatttgtctaggttacatatgtcgaactcgtGGCCTGCCGCCGGTGTCCGGCTGGCCGTCCAGAGCGGTCCGCCGCCGGAGTGCGTACGTCCCGCCGTCAGCAAACAGTCGGTCAGACcgccgcgcgcccccccccgtcagccgttcgcgccgatcATCAATCAGATAGTTCAGTTCGTCGAAGTGGgcggtatctggcccaaacatgaaatgagtttgacacccctgaccTAGaacaatattcctttttttagcATACTCCATCCCATTGTTTCACTGTAACAGCATATGGTCTGAACTACTTGTGAATTACATGTGGTCTACATTTTACGCACTAACTGAGGTTAAAGACGGCCTCTCCTGAATCTTTACTTTCCGAACTGACTGGTCAGGGCAAAGTCAGGACTGCAGTATCTCCTCAGATCAATTTTTACGAATCGACTTGCGTCGATGAGAAGTTGAAGACACCCTCTTCAAATCAACTTTCCAAATTGGCTTGAGTTGATGACAGGATTAAGGATTTATGCCTCGCCAACCTAAACCATTTCCTAGCTGATCCAGAGAAGTCCGGCTGCCCCAGTCCTCACTTCCTGCACAAGCAGCTCTCCAAGAAGGAAAACTTCTTCTACCCCAGGATGCAACTTGCATGTTACACAAGCACAAACAGCTTTTTCGGTACCAAGAAACCCAACAGccttcccctccacacacacctaaCCCTCCACAtgcattaattacatttttaattgatgtTTAGATATTAGGATATCCTACAATAgcttttgttgatttcaaatggtATTGATCTGATTAGTATTATTGGAAGTTAATAAACCCTGTTATACTTGAAGAAGTTTTCTGCGATTTCGTTGTGCATATGTGTACTGTAGTGTTGGCTGGAAACAGTCAGTGTACACACCTTCAATTCCTGGCTCCTAATGAGTGAATATCAATTTTGAGACTTATTGCTTTAATAGTTTAGTTCTTAGTCTCTTTTTATCTtggattattaataattctattgatgtcaatgatttaatttcacactagcTATTAATCAACACATTACCCCTGCAATGTGCCCAATAAAATTGTGCCCTGCCTAACGCCATTCCAAAcactcaaatattaaaatacatttttaggaGTTAATTACACAAGTATGATTCCCCCATAAAAGAAAATAGCTATTCATTTTGTTGCATACTTGAACTTCACAAGCACCGACTGCTTCCTTTCACTCCCTCAACAACTTCGACTAGGTTACCTTTGTTTCTTCCTAACCGTCATGAAAACTATTACACCGCCATCTATAGGCAAAAACATGCAACAGCATCATAAcgtcagaaaataaaaagccacaAAATCATGAGAAGGGACCAAAGAAAAGACTAAATGGGGGATATGCCACAATTACGTGAATTGATATGGGGAAAAAGCTCAATCAATATTAtatcaatataaaatatatcaatattagaTAATGTTTGGGATaagttttattatattttagagTCAATTTCCAATGCGTTAAGAGGTACAGTAATGGTAATTATTAGCCAACTATAGGTTACTGTAGTAAAACAATttctaaattaaaaacaaaactttgtAACAACAAATAGATTAATAACACAAATGTGGTTTCATAAAAACTATTTATGTAACCATTTCAAAtcagaaatacattttgttttatcaaaCAAAAGGAGTGTTTTGAACGCTGGCGTTGTGACGTCACGTGCCACGTATCCGGTCCCACTTTGCTGCCTAGGCAGGGTCACTGGCATGGAGGTGTAACAGAAGCATTGTTCACAGAAAGAAGGGGAGTGGACAGATGCCAGAGCCTTTGGAGACGGCAGCTAGTGAACACAAGAGAGCGTTTCACAGAGACACAAGTTCCTACATCcacttttctacattttctgGATCAGAATAGATGacgctccacctcctccattgCAGATGCCTGCCAGTCCGTATTGGCCAGACTTCAGGCTGTGCACCATGTGGCCCACGATCCTCGCCCCAGACATCCTGAAAATACATCATCAGTGATCAGAACCTTGTCTGAATACACACATCTATATGTTGCATTGACAATTTGCACTGAAAAACTTAGCTTACGGTAATAATGAAGCAAAAAAGAATTGCGGCTAAATGATAATGATATGCAAGTTTAGCCCTTAGAGTTTAGTACAAGTGGAAAATGGTATTTCCCtatcctgaaaaaaagaaaaagaaaaaaaaaactacttactTAGGTGAGAAGTTTTAATAGACCTCCaatataattttcttttgtaagAGGCTGCTTTTTAGATAATTTGTCCAAACTTGTCTCTTACTAGACTGGATCCATTTCCACATCCAAAGGAGAAAGAATTATTCTCATTCCTTTGGATGTGGAAACATTACACCTTTCGCAGCTAGAgttttcttctcctcatccaAGGTGACTCCCAGACAGTCCGTGTGAGTGTCTCTCAGCTGCTTACCCAATGGGGTGTCCCAGTGACACGGCACCCCCGTTCACGTTGACTTTCTCAGGGTCAATGTCCAACATCTTGATGTTGGCCAGAACAACCACGCTGAACGCCTCGTTGATCTCCCACATGGCGATGTCATCCTTCTTCAACCCTGCTGCATCCaggacctgacacacacacacacagacacacacacacacgcacaagcgcgtgcacacacacacacacacacgcacacacacacacacacacacgcacaagcgcgtgcacacacacacacacacacgcacacacacacacacacacgcacgcacacgcgcacacacacaatgggtgAAAACCGCAGGATGTTATAACAGAACTGGCCTTCAAAAAGTTTTGAATCAGACAAGTCAGTACATGTATTCAGtcaacatgtatgtatatacaaatatattcgACCCAATATTCAAGGATCACTAGAAGCGACATGTACTCACCTTTGGTACAGCGAATGCAGGAGCAATGGGGAAATCAATGGGTGCGACAGCAGCATCAGCAAAAGCtatgcaaaaaaaccccaaaacattaCATATCAATTttgcaaataaatataaatacaaataaaaaggtcaTGTTTAAAGGAGTGGTAACCGCAAACATTAACCAAATGGCCGTTATATTTTAACTTGATAAATACAGCCAGGTATTTCTTACAAACAATCCTTGCCAGTGGCGTGACGTTGAGTCTCTTCGCAGCATCTGCAGTCATTAAAACGAGAGCAGCTGCCCCATCGTTCAGTGTGCTGGCATTGGCCGCCGTCACTGTGCCTGATGAGAAGGGGACGACAAATTTACATTCAATGAAAGATCTttacataaaaataacaattacaattattattttactgtgaaaaagaaaaaaatcgcaATAGTGGACAAAGAGCGCCCAaaatgacccctccctcccgcccatCATCGGCCCCCACAGAGTCtgaaacctaggggaaacactgaccaTTTTGAgtaagggtggaggaatctgtaAATTTATCACTTTCAATtcaaaatatgcaaaatcaatgcaAGTAATGACAACAGCATCATTACCATTCTCTTTCTGGAACACTGCCTTCAGTTTGGGAACTTTGCTGAAGTCGACCCGCCTCCACTCTTCATCCTCGGACACAACCAAATCAGGTTTGCCTGCAGAACAATATCCACATCAGATAGGCTTGGCTATATTTACTAAACGACCCAGGTCCCCCGGCTTCGACCCAGTACCTCTCTGGGGAATGCTAACTGGCACGATCTCCCTGGCCAGCACGCCGGACTCGTACGCCGCTTTGCTGCGGCTGTACGAGCTGATGGCGTGTGCGTCCTGCTCCtccctgctgatgctgctgttcTTTGCTGTGTTCTCTGCACAGTTGCCCTGTATGAGagcgcaaaataaaaaaaaaaagtctaaacacATCAGTACGAAACCAACCaaatttttttttagacttttttttttaccgcgacccactacaaatgggtccgcgacccaccagttgagaaacactggtctaaTGTATTGAAAAGCTATGACCAAAAGCATTTGAATATATAGCATGTTGGTATCAGGAGATTGACATGTGGTTTACCATGTGGAATTTGTTGTAGACATCAGTGAGGCCATCCTTGACAATGATGTCTTCCATCCTAACTCCGCCATAGGTTGGGGTATCTCTGGACATCACATAAGGTACGTTGGACATGCTCTCCATGCCTCCTGCCACCATCACGTCCTGCGATCACAGAGACAGCCACATCCACGTTTTATTGCCATTAGAAGTTCACTTCCTCTGAGTCCTGGGTTTGAAAGGATTCATTAATTACAGCCATAGGCTTCACCACGTATCCATTGGGAgggtcgtgcccccccccccccccccccctcaatattGAGAAAGTaccaatctgccccccccaatatacagcagaaaatatgtaaaatataaatgttctcCTCTTATGAACCCTGTCCATAGATCGGTCCCAACAAACTGGACCGACTTCAGatgctggtgagaagagacagagacttttctacgtCCTCCGTCTTGTGCTTCatggagacctggctctgtggatccaTACCGGACTCCGTGATCCAGCTGGtgggcttcaagctgctcagagagGACCGCAAGACGAatggtggaggaatctgcttctactccaacactGTTGTCCTGAtgtggaatcttttatcattaactgcaaACCCTGCGTGTGGAGCAGACCAACctggactccttggttattgtcttTGGGAACTTTAACAagggaaacctcagccatggaCTTCCTAagttcaaaaaatgtattaaatgcccgaccagaACAccctggatcactgctacactacaccAGCCCAAaaccagctttaaaaaaaatggagaaagatattcatttggacccccacCAAtatctaaaccatggttacaaCCTTGATCTCTCAGACTTTTAGTCTACGATGTGTTATGGACTATTCTGCATCGCCTCAAACGCGCTAAACACTCCAGCTACTTTTGGAGTATAATTTCTGGTCAATTCACATGAATTCCCTCATTCACACTAAACACAACAAATGGTGGTTGTACGCAGTTTGTTAAAAGGGCGAGGTCTTCCTGGAACGGTGATAAAATAGGTACAGGGATGTATTGTACAGCTCGGGGTACACGCAGACAGACAATGTTACTATTAATTGTTCTCAATGCTGATAGAGTTGCCGAAGTTGAAGACTTCGGCCGTTTAACCCGAATTTGTGCAACTTTGCTGCAAAGTTACGCGACAAATGCACATTTGCAGCATTCCAGTCTTATTGCGTCTGTGCATAGCCTTTGTATGTAATCCTGTGGcgcaagaagaaaataaaaaaatcacatgaGCGAGCAGAAGAGAGTATGCAATGCTAATACTACCTGGTGTCCACACATTAGACTCTGAGATGCCATCATGATGGCCTTCATCCCAGAGGCACAGACTTTGTTGATGGTGGTTGCTGGAGTGCTGAGGGTCAAGCCTGAAGGTAACAAACAACATTGGAAAAGAATGatggattaaaaataaaaaaatagcatcTTTCCCTTCATTTAGTTGTGCATTTACGTGTCAGTCTGGCACTGGGAATCTGCATCATCAAGATGGTACTATATTATTTCAGAGTGAACCATCTACCAAAGCTATTGTCACATTAGCTTCCAAACTTCTTTTCACCATTTATACCACTGTGCTGCCCCACATGGAAAGAATGGAACATTTTGTTAAGAATTCTAGAGCAACAGGATTAATAGGGAAATCTTAGTCAGTACGTCCTTGGATTATCAATTTCAATACCTCCAACTTGTATTCTATCATATGTTCATTGAGAGACAATAAATACTAATGTATTATTGCCCAAGTCCAGCAGGTGAACGACATGACAATGCTGCTTTAAGTGCAATCCTCTCCGATTCCCACAGATGTTTTTGGACATCAATTTATTGTTGCAATGGAAGTTTGTAGAATGAGGGCAATACCTGCTCCAAGCAAGGCTTGTCTTGTGGGGGCCTGCCCTTCTCCTGCCTGAAGCACGTTGCCCATGTAGacttccttcacctcctctggaGCAATTCctacaaaccaaacaaatgaatgTACACCCAGCAATCTTCCCTTTGATGCAGCACTCCACCTGCTTATGCATACAGCTGATCCGTCACATCAGGTAATAACCCCAGCCAGGCATGAGGATGATCAGCTGATGTTACCTCAAGGCTTAATAGAAAGAACAGGTTTCTCCAGACGAAGTGAAGCATCAGAACACACCTGCCTTGTCTACGGCTCCCTTTATGGCGATGGAGCCCAGTCTGGTGGCGGGCACCGCTGCCAAGCTGCCTCTGAAGGAGCCCATCGGAGTGCGGACTGCACTAACGATGACGACATCCTGCAAGCCGCCCGTAACACGAGCGTTACGAGTGTGAGGCCCACGCGTTTAAATGTGACCAAGTTATAAAAGCTATTGTACTTACATTGAGCGACGGGCGAGACGTGTAGGTTCTAGAGAGGTACTTATGAGCCTGTGATGAGAGGTCAAGTAAGTGTTTCCATATTCAGTCTGCTGTATGACACATGGGGTTAGGAGCTGAACTCCGTTTGAACTCAAGCAGGAATACGCAGCTATGCTAACAACAAGAGCTGGCGTTAGCTAGCACCAAGTACAACGCCGGTGTTACGCGCCTCCTGGTTTTTGAGGGACTTAACACCGGAACACGGGCTAAGGACGCCGAATGAGCGACGTCACCCCGTAGCCCCCCACAGCTAAGACCCCTTTGGACTTTCAGAATGCTGTCAGTTAAACTCGCTAATGTGGTTCAATTGTTGATACGTTTTTTATAGAAACGGGGCTATGGGAGCTTCCATGTGTGTTCGAGCCGCTTGATTCCTTTGGTCAAGGACAACACAGAAAGGTTAGCCGGGCTGCCGCGAGCAAACCACCGGGGCCTTGTTTCTCCAAGGCCCCGGTGGTTTGCACAGCATTAACATTAAAATCACAATGAAACATACGAACCACAACACAACATTGGTACACGGTATCCCTTACCAGGCGTTTACAAAGTTGCGTGCGCATGGTCAAAAGTCCACTAGATGACATTCTGGAGTGTGGGGTTCACACACTTGCACCAACTTCACCTTCACACATTCAGCAGGAGGATCAAAAcctgtcagccaatcacagtggGAGGTGTTACCCCAACGTCACCGTCAGCGGGGCATTGTGGTAGATGTAGTTTTTCCCAATTTCATTTTGACACATAGTTTatttgtatgaataaataaacgtaatgttttaatactttttaatgGAATGTGTATTCACATTGCAGGTCCAGACCTTGAACTCTGTTAAAGCTACTGTAGCTGCTCTGCAAGTGGATACATTCGGCCTTGTCTAGTTAACTGAAAAAGCTCCTGTTAAATCTGCTCTTAAGCAAAATGGTTTCCTTCGCAACTCACCTATATTCAAACGCAAAGAATATTTACTTGTTTCCTATTATTCCGGTTTAGAGATATACTTTAATGAATGATTGTTTGAAATCTGCATTCATGCAACAATGCATGAGGTGATTCTTTGTTTTGTACTTAAATCAAATagtaatttgaaaataaatttggCAGTTCTAGCAGCAGAATTGAGGAGCAGTTAATGAGTCTGCCTACATGTTTGATTACAGAGCTCTGGAGGCTGCACAAGGCGGGGATCCCTGGCAAAACCCCAACCGCGTGAGAAGTAGATTCGATGAGCGCTTCTTCAGTTAAGCCAAGAACTCACAGAAAAACATGCACTGCTTGTTTTGATTACtgcaatcatcatcatcattatcatcaataGCTGAATATTACTTTTGTTAACAGATCTTATCTACATTGCACAACTCAAGGCTAATAGTCAACAATATGTTAcacttacattttcttttcttttttgattaagatttagtttttaaaaaatgtctgttttccaaatggcattttttttaacacaaaccgTAGAAGCTCTTATGAGTATGTTCCCTCAGGCATCCAATCTGGATACTTCTTCATTATAACATGGTGCCTTCAACTTTTCCACAAGAGGTACTCTAAGGCACTGAAAAGGTTGACCCATGTATCTGGTATTTTCTGTGTGCAATACCATTACTCACATGTGTTGAGTAGAGTAAATACCTCTCTGCATCTTTAAAAGAATAAGGAGACTTTGCTCAACAACAAGAACAGTCATCTTAgaaaatttaaacattttaataaataaaaactgatGTAATATACACCATTGTGAATATACAACTACAACAAGCATACCAAGacatttgaaatacaaaaaaaacacagtttgcTTGAAAAGCTTACTTTTTAGAAAGAGTGGGAGTGAGCAGGAATTACATTAGCCATACATTCTTATTAGTGTGTGccaacaaatataaaaagctTCATGAGCACTGACTTATCCAAGATggtcaacataaaaaacaaataaaaaatacaagaataaaaaacaaatagttacATATCTGGACTGAAGATTTCCATGAAGAGACAATTTGAGGTACTGAGTTGTCTACACCTGTAACTAACAGAATACACTCCTTTCCACAGGgtcctgaaataaaaataaagtctgTAACTCAAACCAGTACTACATATCCGAGGAAGACTATAGGAAACAATTAAGAGTAGACAACTCCCTTGTTCTTCTTCCGCTTGTATTGCATTTTGTGATGAATATAACATGTAACTTAAAAAACATGACGCTTGTCATTTAAAGTCGCTCGAAAAAGGGTGAGTGTTAACTACTTTTAAACATCCTGATGAGACAAGATTTCAATGCTTCTTCCGGTTTTCAAAGATAGTATCACTACAGGTCTCCGAAGAAGCAACCACCTCCACCCAGTGGTTGCTTGTGTAGCTGCTGCGTCACAGGACAACTAGATGTTGATGCTGCTTATTCTGTGAAGGGAAAGGGCACCTGCAGGGTATGGTGGTATGTCTACCGGACCTGATAGAGAAAGACTAGAGAGTCAGTAAAACTGAATGTCTATGAAGAAATATCAAAAGTGATTGTGAGCATACCTGTTCACTCAGCACCAAACACAATGCATGGATACAATTGGCAGCCACCAATACATCAgactttgaaaaaaagagacttgtAAACTAAACCCCcggcaaaagaaaatgttaggACATGTGGATTTGAGTGATCCGctcattttctttgctttttaattagtCGTTCATTTATCTTTGTTTCCCTGAAACAGCGAGCACTCAATGCAAACCATCTCAATTCCAACACTGACTGACAACAAacttacagtacagtacagGATTGTACAGCTACATTTCGTCTGAAGCAAGGAAACATCCAACTTAAAAAAAGCACCACAGATGTGTTAAAATAGCACCAGTTGTGAGAATGTATATCACATGTTTCTTTTTGGCAATGTACAGCACTGAATTGAAAGTCTCGGAGAAACGTTTAACAGCTGCTGCAACGCTCTGCCTCCACTTCTGAGCACAAGGTGAACCCTTCCTTCACATCAGTTCGAAGCGGCCGCATGAAGCACTGCGCCCTGTCACGCACATACTGTTTCTATCCGTAAATGACACAATGTTTGTGTGCTCTGCTGTGGTACACGGCGCAAAGGAGCACCATAGTCGGGAAAGAGAGTCTCGCCGTTCTTTCAgtccaagtaaaacaaaaaaaacatacaggtgTAAACACAGAAGCTAACCTGGtggaaaatatatgtatatagttaGGTAGTAAAGGTAAGGTGGCCCACACATATacaacaattacattttctattcACACCAAATGGACATTGCTGATAGCTAGTTTGCCGTGTCCTTCTCTGTGTGACACACGTCAGATGTACAGTACAGTGACAATGTTGGTGGTGCACcattctcttttgttttgcacacgAGCTAAAAAACTGAGACCCATTTTCTCTACTTTGTGTATTTGCTACAATAAAGAGCAACAAATGGatataaaaataatagaatATAGACTTATACATTCTTGAAAACAAGTACTGtcccctaatatatatatatatatacatatacaaatatatatatatatatatatatatatattcatataaccATTTTTGTACAatgacaatatatttatatctatttatatttcCTGCCTTTATGGTATTAAATTCTTGAACTAAATTCTAGCATTTAG
Encoded proteins:
- the LOC134102859 gene encoding acetyl-CoA acetyltransferase, mitochondrial isoform X1 encodes the protein MSSSGLLTMRTQLCKRLAHKYLSRTYTSRPSLNDVVIVSAVRTPMGSFRGSLAAVPATRLGSIAIKGAVDKAGIAPEEVKEVYMGNVLQAGEGQAPTRQALLGAGLTLSTPATTINKVCASGMKAIMMASQSLMCGHQDVMVAGGMESMSNVPYVMSRDTPTYGGVRMEDIIVKDGLTDVYNKFHMGNCAENTAKNSSISREEQDAHAISSYSRSKAAYESGVLAREIVPVSIPQRGKPDLVVSEDEEWRRVDFSKVPKLKAVFQKENGTVTAANASTLNDGAAALVLMTADAAKRLNVTPLARIVSFADAAVAPIDFPIAPAFAVPKVLDAAGLKKDDIAMWEINEAFSVVVLANIKMLDIDPEKVNVNGGAVSLGHPIGMSGARIVGHMVHSLKSGQYGLAGICNGGGGASSILIQKM